Proteins found in one Arachis stenosperma cultivar V10309 chromosome 8, arast.V10309.gnm1.PFL2, whole genome shotgun sequence genomic segment:
- the LOC130946623 gene encoding aldehyde dehydrogenase family 3 member F1-like isoform X1 → MENYSSLERDLSDMKAYFGTGKTKEASWRQSQLKALHKFLLENEDQIFKALNQDLGKPQVEAFRDEVGTLIKTLNFVTKSLKQWMAGKEAKLPRIAVLSSAEIVAEPLGLVLIFSSWNFPLGLSLEPLIGAVAAGNSVVLKPSEMSPACSSLLANVLPSYLDSNAIKIIQGGPTLGELLLKQRWDKIFFTGSARVGRIVMSAAAEHLTPVSLELGGKCPALLDSLATTWDREVAVQRILVAKYGACAGQACITIDYILVEKAFISTLMPLLKDGIKKMFGENPRESKSIARIVNKQHFLRLKSLINSDPKVKESVVLGGSFDEDNLFIEPTILVDPPLESAIMTDEIFGPLLPIITVEKIEDSVKFINSRAKPLAIYAFTKNKSLQKRMVAETSSGSLVFNDAIVQYIADTLPFGGVGESGFGKYHGKFSFDIFSHHKAVARRSYYTDFWYRFPPWTLKKLQLLEVSYNLDYIGILLVLLGLRRSNRKFIN, encoded by the exons atggagaACTACTCATCTCTGGAGAGAGATCTAAGTGACATGAAGGCTTATTTTGGGACCGGAAAAACAAAGGAAGCATCATGGAGACAATCTCAGCTTAAGGCTTTGCATAAATTCCTCCTTGAAAATGAGGATCAAATCTTCAAGGCCCTCAACCAGGATCTGGGCAAGCCTCAAGTTGAAGCTTTTAGAGATGAG GTGGGAACTTTGATTAAGACCTTAAATTTCGTGACCAAGTCTTTGAAACAATGGATGGCTGGCAAAGAG GCTAAACTGCCACGAATAGCAGTGCTTTCGAGTGCAGAAATAGTTGCTGAGCCTCTTGGCTTAGTTCTCATATTCTCGTCATGGAATTTTCCCTTGG GACTATCATTGGAGCCACTAATAGGAGCAGTAGCTGCTGGAAACAGTGTAGTTCTGAAGCCATCAGAGATGTCACCTGCTTGTTCTTCTCTTCTGGCCAATGTTCTTCCTTCTTACTTGGATTCCAATGCCATCAAGATCATCCAAGGTGGACCAACTCTTGGGGAGCTACTCTTAAAGCAAAGATGGGACAAGATCTTCTTCACAG GAAGTGCAAGGGTGGGAAGGATTGTTATGAGTGCAGCAGCAGAGCATCTGACACCTGTGAGTTTGGAGTTAGGAGGAAAGTGTCCAGCATTGCTTGATTCTCTTGCAACAACTTGGGATAGAGAG GTGGCTGTGCAACGAATTTTGGTGGCCAAATATGGAGCTTGTGCAGGACAAGCATGCATAACAATCGATTATATCCTTGTAGAAAAGGCTTTCATTTCTACATTG ATGCCATTACTGAAGGATGGGATTAAGAAAATGTTTGGAGAAAATCCAAGAGAGTCCAAGAGCATTGCAAGGATAGTTAATAAACAACATTTCTTGAGACTCAAGTCTCTCATCAACAGTGATCCTAAGGTCAAAGAATCGGTGGTTCTTGGTGGTTCATTTGACGAAGATAACTT ATTTATTGAACCAACTATATTGGTGGATCCGCCTCTTGAATCGGCAATCATGACGGATGAAATCTTTGGCCCACTTCTTCCAATTATCACC GTGGAGAAGATTGAAGATAGTGTTAAATTCATAAACTCAAGGGCAAAACCTCTAGCAATCTATGCCTTTACCAAAAACAAATCTCTACAAAAAAGGATGGTAGCTGAGACATCATCTGGAAGCCTTGTATTCAATGATGCAATTGTACAA TATATAGCTGATACCCTGCCATTTGGAGGAGTTGGTGAGAGTGGATTTGGAAAGTACCATGGCAAGTTCTCCTTTGACATTTTCAGTCACCACAAGGCAGTCGCAAGAAGAAGTTACTATACAGATTTTTGGTACAGGTTTCCTCCATGGACTCTTAAAAAGCTTCAACTCCTTGAGGTCTCTTACAATTTGGACTATATTGGAATCCTCCTTGTCTTGCTGGGTTTAAGGAGATCAAACCGGAAATTCATTAATTAA
- the LOC130946623 gene encoding aldehyde dehydrogenase family 3 member F1-like isoform X2: MENYSSLERDLSDMKAYFGTGKTKEASWRQSQLKALHKFLLENEDQIFKALNQDLGKPQVEAFRDEVGTLIKTLNFVTKSLKQWMAGKEAKLPRIAVLSSAEIVAEPLGLVLIFSSWNFPLGLSLEPLIGAVAAGNSVVLKPSEMSPACSSLLANVLPSYLDSNAIKIIQGGPTLGELLLKQRWDKIFFTGSARVGRIVMSAAAEHLTPVSLELGGKCPALLDSLATTWDREMPLLKDGIKKMFGENPRESKSIARIVNKQHFLRLKSLINSDPKVKESVVLGGSFDEDNLFIEPTILVDPPLESAIMTDEIFGPLLPIITVEKIEDSVKFINSRAKPLAIYAFTKNKSLQKRMVAETSSGSLVFNDAIVQYIADTLPFGGVGESGFGKYHGKFSFDIFSHHKAVARRSYYTDFWYRFPPWTLKKLQLLEVSYNLDYIGILLVLLGLRRSNRKFIN; this comes from the exons atggagaACTACTCATCTCTGGAGAGAGATCTAAGTGACATGAAGGCTTATTTTGGGACCGGAAAAACAAAGGAAGCATCATGGAGACAATCTCAGCTTAAGGCTTTGCATAAATTCCTCCTTGAAAATGAGGATCAAATCTTCAAGGCCCTCAACCAGGATCTGGGCAAGCCTCAAGTTGAAGCTTTTAGAGATGAG GTGGGAACTTTGATTAAGACCTTAAATTTCGTGACCAAGTCTTTGAAACAATGGATGGCTGGCAAAGAG GCTAAACTGCCACGAATAGCAGTGCTTTCGAGTGCAGAAATAGTTGCTGAGCCTCTTGGCTTAGTTCTCATATTCTCGTCATGGAATTTTCCCTTGG GACTATCATTGGAGCCACTAATAGGAGCAGTAGCTGCTGGAAACAGTGTAGTTCTGAAGCCATCAGAGATGTCACCTGCTTGTTCTTCTCTTCTGGCCAATGTTCTTCCTTCTTACTTGGATTCCAATGCCATCAAGATCATCCAAGGTGGACCAACTCTTGGGGAGCTACTCTTAAAGCAAAGATGGGACAAGATCTTCTTCACAG GAAGTGCAAGGGTGGGAAGGATTGTTATGAGTGCAGCAGCAGAGCATCTGACACCTGTGAGTTTGGAGTTAGGAGGAAAGTGTCCAGCATTGCTTGATTCTCTTGCAACAACTTGGGATAGAGAG ATGCCATTACTGAAGGATGGGATTAAGAAAATGTTTGGAGAAAATCCAAGAGAGTCCAAGAGCATTGCAAGGATAGTTAATAAACAACATTTCTTGAGACTCAAGTCTCTCATCAACAGTGATCCTAAGGTCAAAGAATCGGTGGTTCTTGGTGGTTCATTTGACGAAGATAACTT ATTTATTGAACCAACTATATTGGTGGATCCGCCTCTTGAATCGGCAATCATGACGGATGAAATCTTTGGCCCACTTCTTCCAATTATCACC GTGGAGAAGATTGAAGATAGTGTTAAATTCATAAACTCAAGGGCAAAACCTCTAGCAATCTATGCCTTTACCAAAAACAAATCTCTACAAAAAAGGATGGTAGCTGAGACATCATCTGGAAGCCTTGTATTCAATGATGCAATTGTACAA TATATAGCTGATACCCTGCCATTTGGAGGAGTTGGTGAGAGTGGATTTGGAAAGTACCATGGCAAGTTCTCCTTTGACATTTTCAGTCACCACAAGGCAGTCGCAAGAAGAAGTTACTATACAGATTTTTGGTACAGGTTTCCTCCATGGACTCTTAAAAAGCTTCAACTCCTTGAGGTCTCTTACAATTTGGACTATATTGGAATCCTCCTTGTCTTGCTGGGTTTAAGGAGATCAAACCGGAAATTCATTAATTAA